One Desulfonatronovibrio magnus genomic window, GATCAGAAAATACGGTCTTATGCTGGGAACTCTTCTGGGCAGTTTTGTTTTTGCGGTCCAGCCGGATACACATAAGGTGCAGAGCTTTGCCGTCAGATTGCGCAAGACTCTGGAACCTCCAAAACCTGTTTTGCGAGTGGCAGAAAAAAGAATGCAGGAAATGCTTGAGCGCCAGGAACTGGAAACCGGTTTGCATATTAAGATTGATAATCCATGGGAGATGAACTGATGCCTTCACAAAAAAATATAGTTCAGCAGAACAGGATTCCACTGGTAGTCATGGGGATCCCCTTTCATGATATGACTTTTGAAGAGACTGTCGCATGGGCCATGGACAGAATCCGTTCAGGCAGGCCCGGTTATATTGTTACAGCCAATCTGGACTTTGTTATGCAGTCGCGCCGAGATCCTGAGCTGCAGCGTATCATGCTGGAAGCGGACCTTGTGGTGGCAGACGGCGCTCCTCTGGTATGGATTTCCCGAGTGTTCGGCCCAAAGCTCAGACAGAGGGTCACAGGCAGTGACCTGACTCCCATGCTGGCCATGGCATGCACAGATGAAAACCGAAGCATATTTGCTCTGGGAGCTGCTCCCGGAGTGTCTCAGAAGGCCATGCAGGTCTTATCAGAAAGGTATCCAGGCTTGCAGGTTGCTGGAACATATTCACCGCCAAAGGCAGATATCCTGGAGATGGATCATGAAGATATCCTCAAACGCATTCAGGATACTCAACCGGACCTGCTGCTTGTGGCCTTTGGAGCACCCAAGCAGGAAAAGTGGATTAATATGCATTTCCGGAAATGGAAAATTCCTCTTGCCATAGGAATAGGAGGCACTCTGGATTTTCTGGCAGGTGTTCAGCGCAGGGCGCCGCGGCTGGTACAAAAAATCGGCATGGAGTGGTTCTGGCGCATGCTTACAAATCCCCGGCGTCTTTTGGGGCGCTACGCCTCCAACCTGGCGTTTCTGACTACAGAGAGCATCAGGCTGAGCAGGCTGTCCCGGGGCAGCGGGCCAGAAAGAGAACAGCTGCCTCTGCCACAGGCTTCCATCCTGGAGAGTCTCCAGGCAGTCTCCATACCTCTGAAGCCCATGACATCCATCTTTGCCGTAGAGGCCTTTCTTGAACAGCTGCTTCCTGTAATTCAGACTCACAGTCCAGTGCTGGATCTCTCAGAGATCAAGGCTTTGAGCAGCCTGGAACTCGGGGGACTGGTAGTCTTAGACAAAACCTGCCGCAAATATAAGCGCAGGGTATTTTTATGGAATACCAGACAAAGCATTCAGCGCTATCTGCAGGCCTGCGGACTGACTGACTATCTAAGGATAGTGGATAATCTGGAGGAACTGCAGTCCCAGCTTGGGATGCTGCAGCAGATTGTCCGGGAAGGATCACTGGTGGACATGGGGCAGGGCTTTTTGAAGATCCGCATGCCACTGGAACTTACTGTGACCAATCTGGAAAATTTCCGGCAGAAGGTGGAGGGCATATGGGACAGAATGTCCGGCCATGGCGGATTAAACGAGATCACCTTTGATGCCCGAGAGCTGGAATATATTGACAGCGCAGCCCTGGGTTATCTGGTGGGGCTTAAGAAAAAGGCTCAGACACATGACATTGTTATGAAATTTGACGGATTCAGCGGCGCTGCCGGAAAGACCCTCAAGCTGGCCCGGCTGGAAAAGCTGCTGGGTGCATGATTGTTTATCGGGTTTTTGTAGATTTTGCATTTCATAATCCAAAACCATGACAGCAGGCGAGTTTTGTTCTTACAGGCGGACTATCCGGCAGCAAAATACCAAGTCTCTTATAGCTTAAATAGAATGTCGCTGTAGTATTACCAATTGATAAATATGATTTTCAACCTTCAAGAATATGCAGATTAATTTCAGGGGGGCAGTTCAACCGGGCAGGCAGGCCGGATGCGCCGCATCCCCTTGAAGTATAGCCCTGCATCCTGTCCAAGGCCCAGGCTCCTGCAGAATACTTTCTGGACACTGACGAGTTGGTGATAACAGGAATACCCCCTGGCAGACACATTTGACCACCATGGGTGTGTCCGCAGAGATATACGTCCACCCCGGCAAAAGAAGCCTGTCTGCATGCTTCCGGGGAATGGCAGAGCAGAATGCTGAAGGACTTTTGCGGAATCTGCTGCATAGCCCGGGGGATATCGTGAACGTGATAAAAGTGAGGATCGTCCACTCCGGCAATCCAGATTCTCTGCCCCTGGTTTTCTAAAGCGACAGATTCATTGAGAAGCATGCGTACTCCCATACTTTCAAGTCCGTGAACCATCTCCAGGAAATCATGATTTCCAAGGATCCCATAGATCCCGTAAGGGCATGAGATAGACTCAGTGAGAAACTGCATTTTTTCCAAGCAGGTCTGGTACTCCCGGTTGGTCTGAAAACGGTAGTCACCGGTAAGCACGCACAGATCGTATCGGCCGCGAAATTTTTCAAGGGCATCTTTTAATTTGTGGCATCCATCCGGTATGGCATCTGCGTGAATGTCTGACAGCTGCAAGATGCGCAAACCGTGAAAAGCCCCGGGCAGATTTTTGAAATTAAAGACATGCTCACGGATGCGATAGTTCAGACAATTGTTGCTGCAGCGCTTTGTCATGCCAGTAAGAAAAAGACCGTATTTGATGAGCAGGGGAAGGGTCTCGCTGTTTTCAGGGTGGAAGCGCAGACTGCCCCGGCCACCGTAAACTTTGGAAGAATGGTGTGCCTGGAGCATCAGGCGGTTCCCAACATAGCTTTGACCGAGTCTGTTAATCAGCTCGTTCAATTGGCCCGATCCCATGGTTGAGTAATCCGTTAGTTTTATTGATTGTGTCATCTTTTTTATCCTGCAAATGCTTCAATGATAGGCTTATTGAGAGTTAGAATGCTGTGTATCAGGTTTTCAGGGGTAAATATCAAGAATCCAGCCGGCAACACTCATCACTGGTTTGTTCTGGACAGCAGGGCAGGGAAATGGTTACCAGAGTACCCTTGTCTTCCGGGCTGGAGATATCAATCACACCCTTATTCACTATCAGAATGCGTTTGGCTATACTGAGTCCCATGCCTGCTCCCACAGCCTTGGTGGTGAAAAATGGGTCAAATATGTAGGGCATACTTTCCGAGGTAATGCCCCGGCCCTGGTCAGAGATACAGAGTACCACCTGGCTGTCTTTGTGATGGGCTGAGATGATTATTCGATTCCTGATTATGCCTTCAGAGTCTCCTGCTTCTATGGCATTTTCCAGAACAGCTTCCAAGACCTTTTTAATCTGCTGCATGTCTGCCCAGACCATCAGGTTCGTTTTCTCAGGTACATTTAACAATAACTCTGCGTGTTCCTTTTCAGCTCTGAGACTCATCTCGCTACAGAGAGGTTTAACCAGGGATTCTACAGACCAATGCTGAGGTTCTGGCAAACTTACAGAGGCGTATTCCATGACATAATGAGCCATGGACTCCAGCCTTCCGGCCGATTCCAGGATATACCCGACATAGTCCCGGGTTTTTTCAGATGATCCTGGTTGCTTCAAAACCAGATTGGCAAAGCCTCCGATGGCCATTATGGGATTACGGATCTGGTGCGCAATGGATAAGGTCAGTTTGTTGAGGCTTTCAGCCAGCAGTTTTTCAAGATTATTTTTTTCCTGCAGGGCATCCTTTTCACGATCATGCATATTTTTTAAGCTGGTCAGGTCCTGGATAAGGATTACCAGCCTCCATTCATCCTGGTCGTTTCTGAAAAATGAAGAAATGATATCTACGTATCTCTGTTTTCCGTCAGGCCTGGAATACCAGACCTGGCTGCGATAATTGACCTGCTCCTGCTGGATGACTTTTAAGAGGACGTCGTTGAAATCATTGTTTTCAGGGTTGTCCAGGAAAAGTATCTCGCTGCCTTTTTCAAGGAGCACCTCTCTGGAAATTCCTAATATTCTGCACAGGGCTGAGTTGGCAATCTCCACTTGTCCTTTTTTTTCGATAATCATCACCCCCGAAGGCATAGCCTCCAGGATATTGTCACTGATGATACTCTGCAGATTGTTCATATGCCCTTTTTGAAAAAGAAAATGTTTTTATAATACTGATATGAGCAACAATGGCCAGGGGATGAGGCAAACAGGGCTAAAAAGGGTTCCAAGGCATTCAAGTGCCTATACAGTAAATCATCTGAGCTATTCCCTTTTGTAAGCTCCTCACCCGGGCGGCCCGGGACCGAACGTGTGAGTAACTAAAAAATCAGCCTTAACACGAGATTGCTTCGCTTCGCTCGCAACAAGGATTGCCGCGCTCGAAGACTCGCTCGCAATGACAGCTGAGCTGTCAGGGATGTAGTTGCTGAAAACCTGTCACCCACGAGGGAGCCTAAGCGACCGAAGTAATCTGTATGGCAAAATCATAATGCTTTGAATTTATTGCTTATTTGGTTTTAGTTGCTTAGAAGCTCCTCACCCGGGCGGCCCGGGACCGAACGTGTGAGTAACTTAATGAGTCTGTCACTTTTCTGAAAATTGGGACAGTCCCCGCAAGGTACTATAAAACAGATTGATACTCCATTGGTTCCTGGAAGAAATTTGCTTCAATGAAAAAATTTACACAGCGAGGGACAGTCCCTGTGCCAGGCGCAAAGCTCCCATCTTTGAAGGAACTTTTCTGGCAAATGTGCATCAATCATAAGCAAAAATCGTGAAAATGTGAAAAATATAACCGTCTGATTTTATTAGCAAAACGATTCCAGTTACTTGTAAGGTAATATTATTTGAAGTCTATAAAAAAGTAAATCAAAATGCTTATCTTTAAGAGCTTACCTGTACTCATGAGTAAGGTAGTTGTTCCAATAGAATGCAAACAGGTTTACAAAGCACAATTAATGGGATAGTTGACACTACAATCTACCCCGGGCCGCCCGGGAGATGCATTTTAAATCTTAAAATTAAACAGGAACTCTCAATATTACATGTGGAAACTTTTTTTAAAGGGCTTTGGAATTGGTGCTGCCAGCATTGTACCGGGGCTAAGTGGTGGAACAATTGCCCTCATCATGGGGATATATGCCCGGCTGATTGGTATTGCCGGCAATATAGATCACCGTACGCTTGCAGGTTTTGTGCGCCTGGCGGGCAGGGGACATTTTGGCCGGGCCTTTGAATATGCCGTTCAGACCTGGCAACTGCATTTTCTTATCCCCATAGGAGCAGGAGCGCTGGTGGCGATTTTCAGCACGGCTTCATTGATAAACTTTGCAATTTCAAACTACCGTGGTTTTGTTTATTCATTTTTTTTCGGCCTGGTACTGGTTTCAATTTACTACCCCCTGAAGAGAGCAGGCAACATCAGGTTCAAGGAAGTCCTTGTTTTTTGTCTGGCATGCGCATTGATACTGCTGGCGCAGCTTTCTCCCTTATGGAGCGATTTGCAGGGCTTCAGCAATATTGGGGCGCTTCGTTTTTTTCTGGGAGGGGCCGTGGCCATGGCCACCATGCTGTTGCCGGGCTTCAGCGGTTCATTCATGCTGGTGGTCATGGGGGTTTATTTTGAGATTCTAACTGCTGTTGCAAGCATGGACCTGAAAGTTATTTCTCTGGTAGCCTTGGGCTGCGTGTTTGGATTGATCAGCCTGGCCAAAGTTATCCGTTTTTTGCTGACAAACTTTTATTCCACCACCATGTGTTTTCTGGCAGGCCTTATGTTTGGTTCTTTATCTGCCCTGTGGCCTTTTCAGAAAGAAGTGCAAATAAATGAAGATAAGCTCATCACTGCGGGTTATATTCTGCCTGAAAGCCTGGCCCAGGGCTGGCCATATTTCTTATGCTTTGTAACCGGAGCAGGTCTGGTTTTTTTATTTATTCTGATGGATATTAAGACAGGCCGACATAAAAAAGAT contains:
- a CDS encoding WecB/TagA/CpsF family glycosyltransferase codes for the protein MPSQKNIVQQNRIPLVVMGIPFHDMTFEETVAWAMDRIRSGRPGYIVTANLDFVMQSRRDPELQRIMLEADLVVADGAPLVWISRVFGPKLRQRVTGSDLTPMLAMACTDENRSIFALGAAPGVSQKAMQVLSERYPGLQVAGTYSPPKADILEMDHEDILKRIQDTQPDLLLVAFGAPKQEKWINMHFRKWKIPLAIGIGGTLDFLAGVQRRAPRLVQKIGMEWFWRMLTNPRRLLGRYASNLAFLTTESIRLSRLSRGSGPEREQLPLPQASILESLQAVSIPLKPMTSIFAVEAFLEQLLPVIQTHSPVLDLSEIKALSSLELGGLVVLDKTCRKYKRRVFLWNTRQSIQRYLQACGLTDYLRIVDNLEELQSQLGMLQQIVREGSLVDMGQGFLKIRMPLELTVTNLENFRQKVEGIWDRMSGHGGLNEITFDARELEYIDSAALGYLVGLKKKAQTHDIVMKFDGFSGAAGKTLKLARLEKLLGA
- a CDS encoding metallophosphoesterase, whose translation is MTQSIKLTDYSTMGSGQLNELINRLGQSYVGNRLMLQAHHSSKVYGGRGSLRFHPENSETLPLLIKYGLFLTGMTKRCSNNCLNYRIREHVFNFKNLPGAFHGLRILQLSDIHADAIPDGCHKLKDALEKFRGRYDLCVLTGDYRFQTNREYQTCLEKMQFLTESISCPYGIYGILGNHDFLEMVHGLESMGVRMLLNESVALENQGQRIWIAGVDDPHFYHVHDIPRAMQQIPQKSFSILLCHSPEACRQASFAGVDVYLCGHTHGGQMCLPGGIPVITNSSVSRKYSAGAWALDRMQGYTSRGCGASGLPARLNCPPEINLHILEG
- a CDS encoding two-component system sensor histidine kinase NtrB, with translation MNNLQSIISDNILEAMPSGVMIIEKKGQVEIANSALCRILGISREVLLEKGSEILFLDNPENNDFNDVLLKVIQQEQVNYRSQVWYSRPDGKQRYVDIISSFFRNDQDEWRLVILIQDLTSLKNMHDREKDALQEKNNLEKLLAESLNKLTLSIAHQIRNPIMAIGGFANLVLKQPGSSEKTRDYVGYILESAGRLESMAHYVMEYASVSLPEPQHWSVESLVKPLCSEMSLRAEKEHAELLLNVPEKTNLMVWADMQQIKKVLEAVLENAIEAGDSEGIIRNRIIISAHHKDSQVVLCISDQGRGITSESMPYIFDPFFTTKAVGAGMGLSIAKRILIVNKGVIDISSPEDKGTLVTISLPCCPEQTSDECCRLDS
- a CDS encoding DUF368 domain-containing protein; this encodes MWKLFLKGFGIGAASIVPGLSGGTIALIMGIYARLIGIAGNIDHRTLAGFVRLAGRGHFGRAFEYAVQTWQLHFLIPIGAGALVAIFSTASLINFAISNYRGFVYSFFFGLVLVSIYYPLKRAGNIRFKEVLVFCLACALILLAQLSPLWSDLQGFSNIGALRFFLGGAVAMATMLLPGFSGSFMLVVMGVYFEILTAVASMDLKVISLVALGCVFGLISLAKVIRFLLTNFYSTTMCFLAGLMFGSLSALWPFQKEVQINEDKLITAGYILPESLAQGWPYFLCFVTGAGLVFLFILMDIKTGRHKKDVT